From a region of the Canis lupus dingo isolate Sandy chromosome 5, ASM325472v2, whole genome shotgun sequence genome:
- the LOC112646860 gene encoding cadherin-1-like, whose amino-acid sequence MAGPTCFLLFLSATQLFSQRMPFSEGAPKTPQKLGLGVKDLHGNETLQQGAHTGYQMEVLTFPHARFGLKRQKRDWVVPPLSIPENERGPFPKMVAQVKSNKNKEIQVFYSITGTGADEPPYGVFIMDRETGWLKVTKPLDREKKSHYVLFLHAVSSTGNAVEDTLEIVITVTDQNDNRPEFTQAVFEGSVMERAHPGTSVLQITATDVDDHENTYNAAIVYTILSQDPLVPHSNMFAINRQTGVISVLDPGLDQQSAPAYTLTVQAADLQGEGLSCRAKAVITVTQSNPNPPVFSPTSYTGHVFENKVDAGIVRLYVKDADAAGSPAWKAVFSILNDRGGLFTITTDPETNDGLLKTAKGLDFETTQQYTLYVTVVNEVPLASLSTSTATVTVDVVDVNEAPVFVPPTKMVEMPKDVGVGQEITSYRAQDPDSFQSQKIRYQIWHDPSHRLDINSETGVISTRASLQMEDMKTQTFSAVVIATDNGQPPATGTGTLLLTFSHIDCPGVDSHCLDICQRGPESQDGGGMEQISSPLTTHVLDTASGLPAQGLCLRLSRLEDHGQQWTELKKSYTDSDGRCPGLLPPGPMKAGTYKLSFDTEGYWKKKGQESFYPYVEVVFTIANETHRFHVPLLLSPWSYTTYRGS is encoded by the exons ATGGCTGGTCCCACCTGCTTTCTGCTCTTCTTGTCTGCCACCCAG CTTTTTTCCCAGAGGATGCCTTTCAGTGAGGGGGCTCCCAAGACACCTCAAaagctggggttgggggtgaaaGATCTGCATGGCAACGAGACCCTCCAGCAG GGTGCTCACACTGGATACCAGATGGAGGTGCTAACCTTCCCTCATGCCCGCTTCGGTCTCAAGAGGCAAAAGAGAGACTGGGTtgtccctcccctctccatcccaGAGAATGAAAGAGGGCCATTCCCAAAGATGGTGGCTCAG GTCAAATCTAACAAGAACAAGGAAATCCAGGTTTTCTACAGCATCACTGGCACAGGCGCTGATGAACCTCCTTATGGCGTGTTTATCATGGACAGAGAAACAGGATGGCTGAAGGTGACGAAGCCCctggacagagaaaaaaaatcccactatgTT CTTTTCCTTCATGCTGTGTCTTCAACTGGGAATGCTGTGGAGGATACGTTGGAGATTGTGATCACAGTGACAGACCAGAATGACAACAGACCCGAATTCACCCAGGCGGTCTTTGAGGGGTCTGTGATGGAAAGAGCCCATCCAG GAACATCCGTGCTACAAATCACCGCAACAGATGTGGATGACCATGAGAACACCTACAATGCAGCCATTGTTTACACCATCCTCAGCCAAGATCCCTTGGTACCTCACTCCAACATGTTCGCCATCAACCGGCAAACAGGAGTCATCTCTGTGCTGGATCCTGGGCTGGACCAACAG AGTGCTCCTGCATACACCCTGACAGTCCAAGCTGCTGACCTCCAAGGTGAAGGCTTAAGTTGTAGAGCAAAGGCCGTGATCACAGTCACCCAGAGCAACCCTAACCCTCCCGTCTTCAGCCCCACTTCG TACACGGGCCACGTGTTTGAGAACAAGGTGGATGCAGGGATAGTGAGGCTGTACGTGAaagatgctgatgctgctggctcCCCAGCATGGAAGGCAGTGTTCTCCATCCTCAATGACAGAGGTGGCCTCTTTACTATCACCACGGACCCTGAGACCAATGACGGCCTTTTGAAAACAGCCAAG GGCTTGGATTTTGAGACCACGCAGCAATACACCCTTTATGTTACAGTGGTGAATGAGGTGCCCTTGGCATCTCTTTCCACATCCACAGCCACAGTCACTGTGGACGTGGTTGACGTGAATGAGGCTCCTGTCTTTGTACCCCCGACAAAGATGGTGGAAATGCCCAAGGATGTTGGTGTGGGCCAGGAAATCACATCGTACAGGGCCCAGGACCCAGACAGCTTTCAGTCTCAGAAAATCAG GTACCAGATATGGCACGACCCAAGCCATCGGTTGGACATCAACTCAGAAACAGGTGTCATTTCCACTCGAGCCAGTCTGCAAATGGAGGACATGAAGACCCAAACATTTTCAGCTGTTGTCATAGCTACAGACAATG GCCAGCCTCCTGCCACGGGCACCGGGACACTGCTCCTCACTTTCTCTCACATAGACTGCCCAGGAGTAGACTCACACTGCCTTGACATCTgccagaggggaccagagtctcAGGAT GGCGGAGGCAtggagcagatcagcagcccacTGACCACACATGTGCTGGACACTGCCTCAGGGCTTCCAGCTCAGGGCCTCTGCCTCCGTCTGTCCAGGCTCGAGGACCATGGCCAGCAGTGGACAGAGCTGAAGAAAAG CTACACCGACTCAGATGGCCGCTGCCCAGGGCTCCTGCCTCCAGGCCCGATGAAGGCAGGCACCTACAAGCTGTCCTTTGACACCGAGGGCTACTGGAAGAAGAAAGGGCAGGAGAGCTTCTACCCATATGTGGAG GTTGTTTTTACCATCGCCAACGAGACACACAGGTTCCACGTGCCTCTGCTGCTGAGCCCATGGTCCTACACCACGTATCGAGGGAGCTAG